The Acidobacteriota bacterium genome contains the following window.
AGCTCGCCAATCAGGGTTATGCCGTCCTCGCGGAGGCGCCGGCCCATGGCCTTCCCCACGCCCCACAACAGGCTGACGGGCTTGTCGGAGAGAAAGGTCCTGGCCTCGGCTCGTCCGATAACGGAGAAGCCGCGCGGCTTGTCCCGATCCGAGGCGATCTTGGCGAGAAACTTGTTGTAGCTGAGCCCGATGGAGGCAGTGATGGAAAGCTCCTCCTCCACGCGGCGCGCCAGCGCCGCCAGAGTCGTCGCCGGGCTGGCACCGTGCAGAGCCTCCGTGCCGGAGAGGTCCATGAAAGCCTCGTCGATGGAGAGCGGCTCCACCAGAGGGGTCAAGTTCCGCATCATCGCCCGGACCCTACGTCCCACCGCGGCATACTTTCTCATATCCGGCTTGATGACGGTGGCGCCGGGGCAGGCTTTCAAGGCCTTGAACATCGGCATGGCCGAGTGCACGCCCTGGGCACGGGCGATGTAGCAGCACGCGGCCACGACACCCCGGTGGTGCCCACCGACGACCACCGGAAGGTCCCGCAACTCCGGCCGGTCGCGTTTCTCGATGGTGGCGTAGAAAGCGTCGCAGTCGAGATGGGCAATGGCGAGACCATGAAGCTCCTTGTGCCGCACGACGCGTGCCGATCCGCACGCCGAGCAGGTTTCGGCCTCGGGGGACGGCCGGTTGCCACAGTCACGGCACAGGGTTTCCACGGCATGATTATCGCACCCGGTAGGCTCCACAGGAAGATGTCCGTTCATGTGCCGGTCAGGTAGGACGATCCGTAACCGCCTTACGGCCGCATCCAGGATATTGCGACTGTCCGTCCAGAATTATCGCCGCCGTCGAGAATCTGACAGAGAGGAAAGTCGGAAATTCGAACCATTTCCCGGGGTCGCGGAGCGGACGTCTTTTCCACGGCCTGTCTTACCCCGCCAGGCGAAACCGCTCAGGCCTGACAAAACCCAACGCGCTGTGAGGACGAACCGGGTTGTCGTGGGTCCGCCAAGCCTCAATGCTACGCCGGGCGACGATTGGCTGATTCACGATTTTGTATTTTCTGGAGCGACTTCACGGCGGTGGGAAACCCGTGCATCCTAAGGTCCTGTTTTCTGGCCCGATCGGGCCAGGAGAACCCACCGATCGGTCCCTTATTGCCCAGGTAGGAGACGCCCGCAGGCCTCCTGCAGCGAGACCCCTCGCCACGGCGCACTTTGCAGAGCCGCATGACGGCCCATGGATTGCCGTCAATACACTCTCGGGGCCGGCAACGCCACCAGGTTTTTCTTCAACCTCTGGCCCTGGGAAAGATCGATCCGCTCCGCATCCCTTTCCAGGCTACTCAGGTAGTCGAGGTTGCTCTCAAGTCCGTACTCGTGATCGGTAAAAGCGCACACCAGGTACTGTGCCGGGACCAGGCCCTTGAGAGTAAACTGCCCGCGCTGGTCGGTTCGAGCCCTCCTGGTGAAGCGTGAGTGGGGCCCCCTGTATTCGGAGTCGGCGGCAAAGACCAGAACGGTCGCCGCCTGCGCGACTTCCCGGCCCTCCTCTTTTTCAACGACGCCGCTGATTTGAGCTCCCTCCGAGGAAACGTGAATCTCCACCCCGTCCAGCCGGTCACCGGATCTGACCTCTATGGGCCGGTCAGTGAGCTCCTCGGTCCGGATGCGGATGGACTCGACATAATGATTCCCCCGCGGGGGGAGCCGGACGACAAGGCGATAGGACGCCTCCTGCAGGTCCTTGATCTTGAAGGTGAAATCCTCTTCAACCCGGGAGCTTCTCCCGCCGGCATACCTCCATGCGCTGCCGATCGATTCCATATACAGCGAGATCCGGCGCCAATCCAAATCGGCCTCCTCCCGATCGGTCACAATCCTGCCGGTGATCTCCGCACCCGCCGCCAACACCAACGTCAAGCCCTCGATATCCTGGTCGGTCACTTCCACAACCGCGCTGGCCATCCGTAGATCCTCGTCTCTTTCCGAACGGGCAGTCAAACGGTGTCTTCCGGGAAGAAGGCCCTTGACCTTGAATTCTCCCTGCCGATCCGTGTCCACGCTGGGTTCCATCCCGGAAACGAGGAATTCGTCCGATTCCCTTCTCGATCTGATCCAGACCGAGTGAGCCGGCCTGCCCTCGGGAGTGAGCACCCGGCCGCTGATACCGTAGCTGCGGACTTCTATCAAGGTGAAGTAGAATCCCCCGACTTCTTGCCCCGCTGCTACCTCCACTTTGGCAGCCTCCCGAGGATTCAGCACTCCAGGGTAGTAGACCGGAGGAAACGACCGATCCGCTTCTTCCTCTCGATCGTCGAGAGGGCGAGGCACCGCGCTCAAGTAGTAGCTTCCCGGCCGAATGTCGAAGAGGCGGAATCGCCCCCGGTCATCGGTCTTGGCATGCCCCGCCGGAACCAGCTCGCGCTCACCGCCATAGCTCCTGTATTCGCTCAACGTCACCGAGACCTGCGAACGGGGTTCGTTGTACGGATCCACCACGGTTCCTTCCACCACGCCGCCTTGAATCAATGGGAAGTCAATGCCATCGAGGACCTGGCCCGGCGCCAGCGAAAGAGGGAGCGATCCGCGCCGCCTTCCCGATTGGGAGGGTTTTTCCCGGCTGTAGGATCGGCTGAGGTAGCCGTTGCGACTCGCGCGCAGAATGTACTTGCCCTCCTCCAGGTTCCTGATTTCGTATTCCCCCCGGCTATCGGTGCGAACGGTCCGAGTGACGGGGTCTCCTCGCCGGCCCGTCGAATAGAGCGTCACACGCGCCCTTACCAAGGGGCGCTCCCCCTCGGCAGCGAAGACCTGTCCTCGGATCACTCCCGATTGCCGGTCTGCGGGCTCTTTAGAGGACACCGCAGGAGTTTGAATCAGAGCCGGCTCACTGAAGGCGGCAACGCCAAGCAAGGAGCCAATGACCGCACCCCCCAAGAGGCTTCTTGTCTGCATGTCATCCTCCTGGGGGCCCGGAAGGTGAACGGCAGCCTCCAGGCACACAATCAAGCAGGGGAGCCTGGCCCGACATTTCTCCGGGGCCAGTCGGCAGCTCTGAAGGATCCCTACCAATCGGATGCGGCTTCCGTTTCCCAATCCCCTGTCAGACCGCAGCAATAATTGACGGTAGCGATGGTTTCGGCATCGAATCGCGCCTTGTCCTCCGGCGCCAGCAGCCCCTTCTCGACCAGGAATGTGTTGATTGTCCTCAAGCCCTCATCCCGCTTCGGACCCGCAGGCAGCCCCATTTCGAGAAAGGCCTGGAGTTTCAGGTAAAAGACTCCCCACACCCTCAGCCTTTCCCGATCGGGATGCCGGAACGTCGATGCCTGCTCGATGGCTGAAACGGCCCCATGGTTGCCGTGCTTCAAGGCCGTCTCGTAGGCCGTCACCCCCACATCGTTTGGGAGGTTCGGGTTGCCCCCTGCCTGGAGCAAGACATTGATCAGGGCTGCAGGGGCGTCATAGGCAGCCGCATGAAGGGGCGTGTCCCCGTATACATCCGGCCGGTTGGGATCCGCCCCGGCAGACAGCAGGGCTTCCACTTGCCCCCGGTAGACCGGGACCCTGCCGGATTGCTCGATGATTGACCGCAGCGGCGTGTTCCCGAAAGCGTCCGCCGCATCGGGATCGATGCCGGAGTTGAGAACCTCCTTCAGTTGGTCGTTGCTGCCTGAAACTATCGCCAGGTTGAGGTCCTCGACCGTCGCCATGGGTCTCGGTTGGCTGCCTTCCGAGCCCTGCCAGGACAAAATGTGGGACACGCCGAAGATCCAGCCCGTCAAACCGAAGGCAGCGAGCACAAGGTGAAACACCGGCGTCATCCATTTGCTTCCCAAGATATCCATGGCGTCCTCCTCGGCTGGTGGTTGGGATTGGACAGGAATTTTCCCTTACCCCTATAAACAGTCGAAATGGCGGTCGATTACAATTTTTTTTGCAGAGGGGACGTTCAGGACTGGCGGAAGGCTCTGGGCGATGCAGACGATAGTCTTGGGCGGCTTGCCGTTCCCAATGCAGCCAACCCGTATAGCGGGACCTGGTACCTGCTCGCGATAGGTCGGAAGGATCCGTTTTTTCACTCTCATAGGATCCGCACGCCAGGACAGGGGGCTGACTGACCTGCGGGGCGCGCTCGGAGTTCGTCAAAAGCCTGACCGATTTACCGGGAGTCCGGGTATACTCCGGGGCGGAAGGCAGCAATCTGCCACCGGTCGTCTGATCGAAAGGAATTTCCATGCGCATAGCGGATCGGGTCGCCGTCGTCACCGGCGGCGGCGGGGCTGTGGGAAGCGGCATCTCCCGCTGCCTGGCGCGGGAGGGCGCCCACATCGTGGTCGCCGACATTGCCCTGGAGGCTGCGGAGACGCGGGCCGAAGAGATCCGAAAGTTGGGGCGGCGGTCCTTCGCGGTTCAGGCCGACATCACCTTGGAAAAGGACTGCCAGGAACTGGTGGAGTCATCCCTGAAGGAGTTCGGGTGCATTGACATCCTGGTCAACAACGCCGGCCACTTCGGCGAGCGCCTGGGGTTGCCCTTCACCAATCAGACCGAGGAGGAGTGGGACGACAACTACACCATCAACGTCAAGGGACCCTTTTTCCTCTGCAAGGCGGTGGCTCCCCACATGATGGAGCGCCGTTCCGGCAAGATCATCAACATTTCCTCGATCGCCGCCAAGCGCGATCCCCAGATCGTGCCGGCCTATGCAGCCGGCAAGAACGCCCTGCTCACCCTGACCCGCATCGTGGCCAAGGACCTGGCACCCTATAACGTCAACGTCAACGCCATCTGCCCGGGAATGGTCTGGGGACACTTCTGGAAGCGCCTGGCGCCCCTGGTAGCCGCGGGAGAGCCCTCCTTTGCCGGGATGGAGCCCCGCGAGCTGTTTGAAGCCTGGTTCCACAAGAGTACGCCCCTGCAGCGCGAGCAGACACCCGAGGACATCGGCAACCTGGCCGCTTTCCTGGCCTCGGAGGAAGCCCGCAATATCACCGGCCAAACCATACACGTGGACGGTGGGGCAGCCATGAACTGAGCCGCAGGGGTCAGGATTCCTTCCTCAGTGCGGCGAAGAAGTCTGTTTCGAACAGCTTCTCGGCCTGTTTGAACCGTTCCGGGCTGCCCAGGTCCGCCCACTTGGCCTCATCGTCGCGGTGGCCCCGGATCGGTTGACCCTGTCCCGCCACTTCCAGGTAGGCGTCCACCAGCGAGAAGGGTGGGGGAAGGGTGAGCCGGTCCAGCAGTGCGGGGGAGATGATCTGGATACCCATGAAGGACAGGGGCGTGAGGGGGCCATCCGGCGATCGGGCCATGCGCTCTTGCCCGGTGGCGAGGGACTGCCAGCCGCACAGGCTCTCGCCAGAGTCGAAGAGCAGACGCCGGGAGCTTTTTCGTTGATGGACCGCCAGGGTCGCCAGAGCACCGGAATCGAGGTGGGCCTGCAGCAGCCTTCCCAGGTGCAAATCGCTGAGCACGTCCACGTTGTGGACCAGGAAGGGTTTCCCGTCATCGAAGAACCAGCCGGCTCGTTGAACGCCCCCGCCGGTGTCCAGCAGTTGTTCTTCCAGGGAGACTGCCAGGGTGAGCCCGTCCGGGCGGTGACGCCGGCGGTAATCGGTCAGAAATTCAGAAACCTGGTCCGCCAGATGGTGGGTGTTGACGATGATTTCCCTGAAGCCCTGTTGAGCCAATCGAGAGATGACCCCGGCCAACAGGGGGATCCCCTGAATTTCCACCAGCGCCTTGGGCCTTTGCCGGCCCAACCGGCCCAGGCGCGTTCCCCGTCCGGCTGCCAGGATCATGGCTTTCATGGCATGGATTCCAGCTCCCGGTGTTGAAGATCGATTCGAAGATCGTTCCGGGATCGGAGGTGGGCGGCCAGGCGCTCGGCGCAGAACACGGACCGGTGGCGCCCGCCGGTGCAGCCGAAGGCGACCGTCAGGTCGGTAAAGTTTCGCCCCAGGTGGTGATTCACTGCCTGGTCCACCAGAGTCCTGGCCTGACTCAGAAAGCGCTGTACCTCCCGGTCCTCTTCCAGGAAGCGGCCGACCTCCCGATCCCTGCCGGTGAGGGGGGCGTAGGCTGCAATGCGGCCGGGGTTGGGCAGAATGCGGCAGTCGAACACGAATCCTCCTCCGTGTCCGGTCCGGTCCCGGGGAAGGCCCTGCCTGTAGGAAAAGCTCTTGACGTGGACGGCGAGTCCCGGTTCCTGCTGCTGCCCTTTCCGGTTCAGGGAATCGGAACGGATCATGCGCTGCCACACCACCGACAGCTCCGGGAGCCGGACGGGCAGGGCGCCTTGGGCCAGGAGTCCTTCCAGGGTGCGCAAGCCATAGGGAATGCTGGCCTCAAAGTGGCTCTTGCCCTGATGGAGCCCCCGGTAGCCGTAGGCGCCGAAGGCCTGCATCAGGCGCAACAGGGCGTAGGGCCGGAAGAAGCGCAGGAAAGTTTCCGGTTGGAGGGGGGTCAGATTGCCGGCCACTCCGAGGTAGTGGTCCAGCAACCGATTCCTCAGGGACCAGGGCAGGTCCGCCTTGGCGTCCAGCAGCAGTGAGGCTACGTCATACTGCAGCGCCCCCTTTCGGCCTCCCTGGTAGTCGATGCAGTAGAGTCGTTCCTGAAACCACATGAGGTTGCGTGACTGGAAGTCGCGGTAGAGGAAGTGGTTGGTGTCGGCTTCCATCAGGAAATCGATCAAGGTATCGAAGTCATCCTCCAGGGCCTGTTCCTCGAAGGGAATGTCAACCAGCTTCAGGAAGTGATACTTGAAATAGTTCAGGTCCCAGTGCATCGATTGCCGATCGAAGCAGGGCCTGGGATAGCACTCCGAGTAGTCCAGATCCCGGCCGCCGACGATCTGGAATCGAGCCAGCGTCTCCAGGGACTCCCGGTAGAGTCCGATCAGGCGATCGGTGAATCCCTCCTCTCGGCCCTGGGTCGAGACCAGTGAGAAGAGAGTCACGTTACCCAGGTCCTGCTGCAGGTAGATATGGCGGTCCAGGTCGGAGGCGTAGATTTCGGGTACCGGCAGCCCCTGGCGGCGAAAGTGGCCGGAGAGGTTCAGGAAAGCCCGGTTCTCCTTGCGGTCCGGGTTGAAGGCGCCGATGACCGTCCGCTCCCTCCCGTTGATGCGGAAGTACCGGCGGACCGATCCATCAGCCGAAACCGGGACTATCCCCTCGGCGGGTTCACCGCACCACTGCCGGTAGAGTTCCTGCAGGCGGGTTTTGACGTCGGGGGCCATGGGTCTAGCAGAACCGGAATGCTTCCGGATGCACCTCGAAGATCATACACCAGGGCTGCCATCCCCCATCAAATCCCTCCCCACGGGAATCTGCGATCGAGGGGTCTTCTTTGTGAGCGCCACGCCCGACACCCCTGCCGCAGGGGTGATATAATCGCTCCTCAGAGGGTTTCATCGTGAAAGGAACAGCCCGCTACGCGAAACGGCGTCAGAGAACCCGCGTCGCCGCGGCGTCCGCTTCCGGATTGAAAAAGGGTTGGGTCATCCTCGGGTTGATGGGCATGCGGGTTTTGTCCCTGTCGGCCCAAGACGTGCGTCCTCCCAGCTTTGAAACCGACGTCCTGCCCATCTTTCAGCAGAACTGCCTTCATTGTCACAGTGACCAGGCTCGTCAAGGGGGATTGTCCCTTGAGACCCTGGAAAGGGTTCTGGCCGGCGGAGACTCGGGTGCGGTGGTGGTGGCCCACCAGCCTCTGGAGAGCCGGCTGCTGGTGCTGATCAACTCCGGCGGCATGCCCATGGGAGCGCCACCGCTGGGGGCGGGAGCCATCGAGGTGGTTCGGAGCTGGATTGAAGCCGGAATGCCCGGGGGAAGCGCGGAGGCGCCCGTTTCTGAAGCCGCGCCCGCCGTGCGTGAGCGGGAAGTGATGGCGGCCATTCTGGGAGCCAAGTGCCTGCCTTGCCACGGGCGGCGGCGCCAGGAGGCCGGTCTGGACCTGAGGACTCGGGAAAGCCTGTTGAAAGGAGGGCAGTCCGGCCCCGCCATCGTTCCAGGCAGACCGGAGGATAGTCTGCTGGTTCGGCGCATCCGCGCGCAGGAAATGCCACCACCCCACTTGCAGGAACAGTTCTCGGTGCGCGGCCTGACCTCGGTCGAGTTTGAGAAGGTGCAGGCCTGGATTGCCGCGGGCGCCCTGCCCGATCCCGAAGAGCCTCCCGAAGCCGACCCGCGTCGGGATACAACGGCAGGCTTAAAGGCTCGGCAATTCTGGTCCTTTCAACCGCCCCGCCGGTCGGTCGAACCCGATGTGACGGGGAGGGATCGCGTCCGAAACCCGGTGGACGCCTTTCTGCTGGCTCGGTTGGAAGCGGGGGGGCTGGGGTTTTCCCAGCCGGCTGACCGCCTGGCGTTGATGCGGCGGGCATACCTTGATCTGACGGGCCTCCCTCCTTCCCCCGAGGAGATCCGATCCTTTCTGGCCGACTCCGACCCGCGGGCGTACGAACTCCTGGTGGACCGTCTGCTGGAATCCGCCCACTACGGTGAGCGCTGGGCCCGCTACTGGCTGGACGCCGTGGGCTATGCCGATTCCGAAGGAGGGGTTTCCTCCGACGAAGTCCGCCCCCACGCCTTCCGTTACCGCGATTACGTCATACGGTCGCTGAATGCGGACAAGCCCTACGACCGGTTCCTGATCGAGCAGATCGCCGGGGATGAGCTCTTCGACTACAGGGCCGTCGAGACCTACAGTCCCGATCAGTTGGACCTGCTGGTGGCCACCGGCTTTCTGCGAATGGGGCCGGACTCGACCTACAGCACCGAGCAGAACAACCTGCCGGAACGCCTGGACGTGGTGGCCACCCAGATTGAGATCCTGAGCTCCTCCACCATGGGGCTGACGCTGGCTTGCGCCCGCTGCCACGACCACAAGTACGATCCGCTGTCCCAACGGGACTACTATCAACTGAGCGCCGTCTTGAGGACGGCCTACGATCCCTACGACTGGCTGTCGCCCAGCATGGGCTGCATCGGGGTGGGAGCCAACTGCAACGACACCAACACCCGCTTGTTGCCGCTGCCTTCCGACAGCGAGCTGCGGGAAGTGGAGGAGTACAACGCTCCCTTCAAGCGCAAGATCGCGGAACTGGAACGGCAACTGGAGGAGAAAACCCGTCCCCTCCGCAAGCAGCTGCTCGAGGAAAAGATGGCGGCCCTGCCCGAGTCCCTGCGGCAGGATTTGAAGGAGGCCTCGCAGGCCAAGCCCGAGGAACGCACCCCGGTTCAGAAATATCTCCTGGGCAAGTTTGCGGAGACCCTTCAGGTTACCCGGGCCGAAGTCCTTCAGAAGTTCAAGGACTTTGCCGAGACCTCCAAGGAGATCGAGGAGCAGATCAAGGATGAGAAAAAGAAGCTGAAGGGCAAGCCCAAGATCAGGGCGCTATTCGACATGGGAGGTCGTCCCACGCCCACTCGGATTCTGGGACGGGGCGAATACACCAATCCCGGGGATCAGGTGCTGCCGGGAGTGCCGGCGGTGCTCAACGGTGAGCTGATGCCCTACCGGGTGGAAAAGCCCGAATGGAGCACCGAAACCACCGGGAGGCGTCTGGCCCTGGCCAAATGGTTGACTCAGCCCAACCATCCCCTGACGGCCCGCGTCATGGTGAACCGCATCTGGCAGCACCACTTCGGCGTGGGGCTGGTGAGCACGCCCGGCAACTTCGGAAGCACCGGTGCGCGGCCATCTCATCCCGAGCTGCTGGATTGGCTGGCGCGCGAATTGGTGGATGGGGGTTGGAGCCTCAAGGCCCTGCACCGCCTGATCATGACGTCCACGGCCTACCGGCAGACTTCCAGCGCCGCACCTCTCTCTCTGAAGCGCGACCCCGACAATCGCCTTGTGTCCCGTTTTCCCTTGAGGCGATTGGATGCGGACGCCCTCAGGGACTCCATTCTCAAGGTCTCGGGACGGCTGGACCCGACCCGCTACGGTCCCGCCGACGAGCTGGAGATCAAGCCCGACGGAGAGGTGATCGCCAGGGAGAGTCCCGACGGATACCGCAGAAGCATCTACGTGAGGCAGAGGCGTTCCCAGCCTCTCAGCCTGCTGGAATCCTTCGATGCCCCGCTGCTGGTGCCCAACTGCCTCAAACGGCCGCATTCCACGGTTTCATCCCAGGCGCTGCACCTGGAGAACAGCCAGCTGGTGCGCCTCAGCGCACGGCACATGGCCGGTCGGGTGATTGATGCCGTGGGTGAGGATACTTCCAGGCAGATCGAGCGGGTCTATCTGCTGGCGCTGACTCGACCGCCCACTGCCGAGGAGTCCGCCAAGGCCGGGGAGGTTCTCCGCCAGTTGACTCGAGAATGGAAGCGGCATCTGGAAGTGGAGGTCCCGGCGGAACCGGTAGCCAGCAAGGCCGAGTGGCTGGCGCTGGCATCCTTGTGTCACGCCTTTCTCAACTCCGCCGAATTTCTCTATGTGAATTGAGGAGACAGGACACCAACTGCAATCGAGGAACAAGTCCGATGAACTTCAGGCAAAGGCAAGCTGTCCCCCGGAGTCGCCCCGCGCCCATTGACCGGCGGACCTTCTTTTCCCAGGTTGGCGACGGCCTTCAGGGAGCCGCCCTGGCCACCTTGCTGGGGAAGGATCTGCTGGGAGCGGATTCCCTTCTGGACGCGGGTTCGCGGCAGGTCTACGATCTGAAAAGGCAGCAGCCCCATTTCGAGCCCAAGGCCACCTCGGTCATTCAGTTGTTCATGAACGGCGGGCCCAGCCAGGTGGATCTGCTGGACCCCAAGCCCGCCCTGGAGAAATTCGCCGGTCAGCCTCCCAGCCGTGACCTTGCCAGTGAAATTCGAGCCGTGCGGGAAGCCGGTGGTCTGATGCCGTCCCCGTTCAAGTTTTCCAAGCGGGGTGAGTCGGGCATCGAGGTGTCGGAGGTGATGCCTCACCTGGCGAAGCAGGTGGACGATATCACCGTGATTCGCTCCATGTTCACGCCCCACATCGCCCACGAGTCCTCGCTGTTTGTCATGCACTCGGGGCGCATGTTTCCCGGACGGCCTTCGCTGGGCGCCTGGGTGGTCTACGGCCTGGGCACCGAGAACCAGAACCTGCCGGCCTACGTGGTGCTGGACGACCCCAAGGGGCTGCCCATCAACGACATCCAGAACTGGCAGGCAGGGTTTCTGCCGGCGGTCTACCAGGGGACCCGTGTGCGGTCCGAGGGTTCGCCGCTACTCAACCTGCATCCGAGGGAGGAATGGCCCAGTCCGGTGGTGAAGCTGTCCCGTTCGCTGCTCAGACACCTGGACCGAAACCACTTGAGCCGGCACCCGGACGAAGCCGAGCTGGAAGCCCGCATTGCCGGTTACGAGTTGGCGGCCCGCATGCAATTGGCCGCTTCGGATGCTCTGGATGTGTCTGGGGAATCCGAGGCCACCAGGGAGATGTACGGCCTCAACGACGAGCTGACCGCTTCCTACGGCAAACGCTGCCTGATGGCTCGAAGATTGGTGGAGCGGGGGGTCCGTCTGGTTCAAATCTACATTGAAGGCCAGATCTGGGACAACCACAACGCCCTGGTCAAGAACCTGGGTTATGCCTGCGGCAAGACCGACAAACCGGCCGCGGCCCTGTTAAAGGATCTGAAGCTGCGGGGATTGCTGGACCGCACGCTGGTGGTTTGGGGAGGAGAATTCGGCCGGCTTCCCATCGCCCAGCAGCCTGCCAGCGGCGAGGTGGGCCGTGATCACGGCCCCTCGGGATTCAGCGTCTGGCTGGCCGGTGGCGGAATCAAGGAGGGTACCGTCTACGGCGCCACCGACGACATCGGCTATAAGGCCGCAGTAAACCCCGTCAGCGTGCACGACCTGCACGCCACCATCCTTCACCTGCTGGGCATGAACCACCGGGAGTTGATCTTCGAGCGCGAGGGCCGCAGCGAAAGACTGACGGACGAATTTCCCGCCCGCATCGTCCAGGATATTATTGCCTAGCGTTTACTGCACGGCTGTAACGTTACTGGCCTTCAGCCCCTTGGGACCGCGTTCGATGGTGAATTCCACCCGCTGTCCCTCGTCTAGCGACCGGTAACCGTCCGCCTGCACGGCCGAGTAATGTACAAAGACATCCTCGCCGCCGTCATGGGAAATGAAACCGTAGCCTTTGCTTGAGTTGAACCACTTGACTGTTCCCTGAATTCTTTCTGACATAGCCCTTCACTCACTCCTTCTCCTGATAGTTAACACCCCGGATCTCCGAGTTTCGGGACAAAAAAAAGCCGCCTCAAATCGCGGCGGCTGCTTCAAGACCGAACAGACACTCGCCTCACCAGAGTCACCGGCCACTATACGCTTCGGTGTTTTTCTTGTCAATCCCGACCGTTGATCCTGGCCGGCCGGTGACTCGGGCCCTCCCCCTTGAATCTCAGATCCCGAGCAGCCGGCAGGCGTTCTCTCCCAGGAGCAGTCGCTTG
Protein-coding sequences here:
- a CDS encoding DNA polymerase IV, translating into MNGHLPVEPTGCDNHAVETLCRDCGNRPSPEAETCSACGSARVVRHKELHGLAIAHLDCDAFYATIEKRDRPELRDLPVVVGGHHRGVVAACCYIARAQGVHSAMPMFKALKACPGATVIKPDMRKYAAVGRRVRAMMRNLTPLVEPLSIDEAFMDLSGTEALHGASPATTLAALARRVEEELSITASIGLSYNKFLAKIASDRDKPRGFSVIGRAEARTFLSDKPVSLLWGVGKAMGRRLREDGITLIGELARIDEAELVARYGKIGRRLWLCARGEDDRRVDPESKAKSMSSETTLDRDTAELAGLRPILWQLAETVARRMKKAGIAGRGVTLKLKTADFRIVTRSRRLQGATRSAEELFQAAEPLLVRETDGRAFRLIGIGVHDLVEAGQVVQGELFSGIGSTQSKVDKALDAVREKFGGDAVVKGRGFGIKLERQGPSKVE
- a CDS encoding phosphotransferase; amino-acid sequence: MAPDVKTRLQELYRQWCGEPAEGIVPVSADGSVRRYFRINGRERTVIGAFNPDRKENRAFLNLSGHFRRQGLPVPEIYASDLDRHIYLQQDLGNVTLFSLVSTQGREEGFTDRLIGLYRESLETLARFQIVGGRDLDYSECYPRPCFDRQSMHWDLNYFKYHFLKLVDIPFEEQALEDDFDTLIDFLMEADTNHFLYRDFQSRNLMWFQERLYCIDYQGGRKGALQYDVASLLLDAKADLPWSLRNRLLDHYLGVAGNLTPLQPETFLRFFRPYALLRLMQAFGAYGYRGLHQGKSHFEASIPYGLRTLEGLLAQGALPVRLPELSVVWQRMIRSDSLNRKGQQQEPGLAVHVKSFSYRQGLPRDRTGHGGGFVFDCRILPNPGRIAAYAPLTGRDREVGRFLEEDREVQRFLSQARTLVDQAVNHHLGRNFTDLTVAFGCTGGRHRSVFCAERLAAHLRSRNDLRIDLQHRELESMP
- a CDS encoding ankyrin repeat domain-containing protein translates to MDILGSKWMTPVFHLVLAAFGLTGWIFGVSHILSWQGSEGSQPRPMATVEDLNLAIVSGSNDQLKEVLNSGIDPDAADAFGNTPLRSIIEQSGRVPVYRGQVEALLSAGADPNRPDVYGDTPLHAAAYDAPAALINVLLQAGGNPNLPNDVGVTAYETALKHGNHGAVSAIEQASTFRHPDRERLRVWGVFYLKLQAFLEMGLPAGPKRDEGLRTINTFLVEKGLLAPEDKARFDAETIATVNYCCGLTGDWETEAASDW
- a CDS encoding carboxypeptidase-like regulatory domain-containing protein encodes the protein MQTRSLLGGAVIGSLLGVAAFSEPALIQTPAVSSKEPADRQSGVIRGQVFAAEGERPLVRARVTLYSTGRRGDPVTRTVRTDSRGEYEIRNLEEGKYILRASRNGYLSRSYSREKPSQSGRRRGSLPLSLAPGQVLDGIDFPLIQGGVVEGTVVDPYNEPRSQVSVTLSEYRSYGGERELVPAGHAKTDDRGRFRLFDIRPGSYYLSAVPRPLDDREEEADRSFPPVYYPGVLNPREAAKVEVAAGQEVGGFYFTLIEVRSYGISGRVLTPEGRPAHSVWIRSRRESDEFLVSGMEPSVDTDRQGEFKVKGLLPGRHRLTARSERDEDLRMASAVVEVTDQDIEGLTLVLAAGAEITGRIVTDREEADLDWRRISLYMESIGSAWRYAGGRSSRVEEDFTFKIKDLQEASYRLVVRLPPRGNHYVESIRIRTEELTDRPIEVRSGDRLDGVEIHVSSEGAQISGVVEKEEGREVAQAATVLVFAADSEYRGPHSRFTRRARTDQRGQFTLKGLVPAQYLVCAFTDHEYGLESNLDYLSSLERDAERIDLSQGQRLKKNLVALPAPRVY
- a CDS encoding sugar phosphate nucleotidyltransferase: MKAMILAAGRGTRLGRLGRQRPKALVEIQGIPLLAGVISRLAQQGFREIIVNTHHLADQVSEFLTDYRRRHRPDGLTLAVSLEEQLLDTGGGVQRAGWFFDDGKPFLVHNVDVLSDLHLGRLLQAHLDSGALATLAVHQRKSSRRLLFDSGESLCGWQSLATGQERMARSPDGPLTPLSFMGIQIISPALLDRLTLPPPFSLVDAYLEVAGQGQPIRGHRDDEAKWADLGSPERFKQAEKLFETDFFAALRKES
- a CDS encoding SDR family NAD(P)-dependent oxidoreductase, whose protein sequence is MRIADRVAVVTGGGGAVGSGISRCLAREGAHIVVADIALEAAETRAEEIRKLGRRSFAVQADITLEKDCQELVESSLKEFGCIDILVNNAGHFGERLGLPFTNQTEEEWDDNYTINVKGPFFLCKAVAPHMMERRSGKIINISSIAAKRDPQIVPAYAAGKNALLTLTRIVAKDLAPYNVNVNAICPGMVWGHFWKRLAPLVAAGEPSFAGMEPRELFEAWFHKSTPLQREQTPEDIGNLAAFLASEEARNITGQTIHVDGGAAMN